Part of the Longimicrobium sp. genome is shown below.
CTTCACGTGCGTGACCGCCGCACGTCTCCGCTCCGGGCTCAGAAGTTTCCCCGCGCCACCTCGCGCAGCACGCTGATGTCGAGCGCCTGCTCGGCCACCAGCCGCTTCAGCCGTGCATTCTCCTGCTCCAACTCCTTGAGCCGGCGTACCTGATCGACTTCGCCTCCCTCGTACTCCGCCCGCCACCGGTAGTACGTCGACTCGCCGATCCCCAGGTGCCGGCACACATCGGCCGTCTTCTGCCCGGCCGAGAGGAGCGCCTCCGCCTCCCGCAGCATCCCCAGGATCTGCTCCACCGTAAAGTGCTTCTGCCGCATCGTGAAGTCCTCCTCGGCCTCCCGGCCTCGTGGACTCCCATTCTAACTGGCCCCATTCCCGGGGGGCACCCCAGCAGCCCTCTCCTGTTATCGGGAGAGCAACGGTGTTGAGGTCATCCGCAGCCCGCGGCGAATTGGGCGTTCCACGGAGTGTTGTCCCTGAGCATGCAGTTGAGAATCGTCAGGAGCTTCCTCATGCATGCGACGAGTGCAACCTTCTTCAGCTTACCTCGGGCCACGAGACGTTCGTAGAACGCCCGAATCACCGGGTTGTGGCGTATGGCTGACAAGGTGCCCATGTACAGCACGTTACGCACGTCTGACCGGCCGCCCCAGATCCTGCGCTGTCCCCGCAGAATTCCGCTGTCGCGGTTAAGTGGTGCGACGCCGACAAGTTTGCCGATCTTCTGGCGGTTCAGCGTTCCGAGCTCGGGAACGCCCGCCAGCAGTGTCAGGGAGACAGTCCGGCCCACACCTGGTGCGCTGCGCAGAAGGTTGTCCTTTGCGCGCCAGAGGGGGCTGGCCTTGATCAGCCTCTGGAGTTCCGCCTCGACCGCACCGATCCGGGCATCCAGCCAGGCGACGTGCTCCTCGATGCTGGTCCGCACGGCTGCGGAGGGCGCTTGATAGAGCCGATTGCACTCACCGACTCGGATGTCGACCAGCTGCCGGCGGCGCGTCATCAGAGCATCGAGATCGCGAGCATCCGAGTCCGGCAGTGGGCGGACCTCCGGCCGGATCCGCTCCGCGAACAGCGCAAGGATGCGGGCGTCGATTGCGTCCGTCTTGGCCAGCTCACCCGTGGCGCGGGCGAAGTCACGGGACTGACGCGGGTTGATGACGGCCAGTGGAATGCCCGCCGCAGCCAGTTCTGCGACGAGGTGCGTCTCCAGTCCTCCGGTCGCCTCCAGGATCAGGAGCGTGGGACCGAGCTCTTTCAGCGTGCCGACGAGGGCTCGGACCCCCGGTTCATCGTACGCGACGCTCCACCCCCGGCTCTCTCTTCCGCGAATGGCGATGTCGAGGCGCTTCTTCGATACGTCGATCCCGGCGAACAGCTCGGACATTGTGAATCCGTCCCTTGCATCGAAAGTTGATGTCCCGTTGGCCCAGCCTTGCGAATTTCGGGGTTCTCCCCCAAGCAACGGTTCGGGCTCTTCGGCTAAACAAGGGTCGGACGCTCCTGCTCTCCCACGGTGTTTCCCACCAAGGGGGTAACTAGCTGCCCGACCCTCTCGTAACGTCCGTGATCCTGCGGAACCGGCTTCAGCTCGAGCAGCCCGAGTTTCCCACACGCTGCTGCGGGGAGCTGCACCAAGGTGCTCTCCTCGCACCGCGTGGAAAACTCGCCTCGGACCTTGATCACGTACTACAATCTACCTTGTACTGATCAAACAAGGGGGCAGGCGAGTGTAACGAGCCGGGGGTGAGGGCCCTCTACCGCACCCGCTCCACCACCGCCGGAAACACCTCCAGCACCCGCTCCACCTCCGCCTCCGTCGTACCCC
Proteins encoded:
- a CDS encoding IS110 family transposase, which encodes MSELFAGIDVSKKRLDIAIRGRESRGWSVAYDEPGVRALVGTLKELGPTLLILEATGGLETHLVAELAAAGIPLAVINPRQSRDFARATGELAKTDAIDARILALFAERIRPEVRPLPDSDARDLDALMTRRRQLVDIRVGECNRLYQAPSAAVRTSIEEHVAWLDARIGAVEAELQRLIKASPLWRAKDNLLRSAPGVGRTVSLTLLAGVPELGTLNRQKIGKLVGVAPLNRDSGILRGQRRIWGGRSDVRNVLYMGTLSAIRHNPVIRAFYERLVARGKLKKVALVACMRKLLTILNCMLRDNTPWNAQFAAGCG